In Megalopta genalis isolate 19385.01 chromosome 14, iyMegGena1_principal, whole genome shotgun sequence, the following are encoded in one genomic region:
- the nclb gene encoding PWP1 homolog no child left behind isoform X1, producing the protein MEPCVDISDEMDKSWNHPWTTEEMRKKRREWSLAGDVGLLKHLQQFSENLVSRANKTDEALNSLTTQLNEAAILIDNVTNTSLALANTQFIESRVQEDDIEIEKKETLVQESKNNDVATADLIASVSESIREGLNIMDLKYKKMEFLDSDSEEESDGVVLSVVLGPNDPYQDRPLPYVIGSKQWTDSSKIGLESSSSSESEQVDEEEEEESESGNDTATLRGYNIHNEPKSDILIGPDYVKRTDITYMDVDKLDVVSQNNVYSASESITPNDNTPKVPISNNLTPNFAEELAKRLGTVRQAEKPVIVDDKNEASINRYKDDLFTPDGDENAFSEKSKNIFTGSTILNDQASENSWKEKPIIKPYENNIIPASIDVPPPISTVSTKPKSAIDDLFGDVDSEDSDDIFSSKNTNKTIAKPKQSNNNNANAEAAKKKYLDIITPPVMATSTPETNVNDNNIFMDDDEDDLFGSSKNPVQNKKQPVGGVSILGNISTSDMKNKLSNRIMRTESSESSGSDTPPRREASQESARRNSRNTLSNDNNVNDWSSIVSGMNNAENVAGAYSNSSSGISIQPPSINNTEGYNTSSANFLPPMTSTRLKSEEIYRERVVSDSLFSGRSRNPVSSSSTTNQAQEEPAAEEPSSALDNDVFENEELFGPPPLPKTEPKPKSKVSFPFDDSDSGDELFSTTSSGSRSQKSTDFLTSVPQLSDRSKATTQRRGLFDEDIDIFDNKDSPDVDIFGIASRTSKEEVNVAAKRLADTVDDALFARSVKDTVPRLDGPEKRPKKINLFDDVEDADDGDLFSVKPARSEARIESKLFSSDDDGDLFSVKRPGDLEQLDGPGPARKDREEDKSRDERNGLFSSTIGSHGLIFEDDDYDDLFSSKAATDSSAPDDNKHAKIEPIAPVEVESIVPEDSAKMNAFDASKPELKEAHRATAIASETAEVEPRRSPPRFLDIQATVSSSQSQENSQANRRSVSGKIKNLMGKMGDLKILSPMDTPPLWRKGEERTDDDDSVADRDSDDGGCISTQGHSSPPSISEDSTAQKQSLQSTVSGGSNVESAISFDEPAQVETLSTAASKTRVRIQAKRRPQSRHARKSALRHSGIDFDTVDVGSNAQDDTHRSTNTRGKEPTSSSNVPQVPDRLASSGNDGHHRLGDPNALAADEKSELGSISKESSMSANKNTLLSPSTDEEDLFDVPPDLPEDPQREDTLFGRAPILSPVDRVLAEKPVTSFKPLKDTHIKTIENAEANAKDVDNDRISKVIEVTSEATIESVVPSSEQQQEEDAVPESKEMMDPLRDSSHDPLKDPSQLFAFVTKTPSPEMGKSLLFSEDDSLFSTGSKRPSVDQTKKPMLDLFADDAEGDLFSTSLAKPVKKPLKDTKISLFDDDGQDDEDDSLFGPVKKLAKAELEKKQLPAQQPRKKISVFDDGDDDANLFSEQPEQAQKSDAGSIQELPNKEIFASTAGPVKTSHINDIYTDPSSGEDDIFASKATAKKTVATSKSLFPSDDDDDDDGNIFGKKSTASEPPRPVETRTTVKKSVTRDLKKTAEKISEDPLSILQDD; encoded by the exons ATGGAGCCCTGTGTT GACATATCAGATGAAATGGACAAATCATGGAATCATCCATGGACCACAGAGGAAAtgagaaagaaaagaagagaatGGAGTTTGGCTGGCGATGTTGGGCTTCTTAAGCACCTCCAGCAGTTTTCTGAG AATCTAGTATCAAGGGCAAATAAAACTGATGAAGCACTGAATTCATTGACTACTCAACTGAATGAAGCAGCAATACTTATAGATAATGTCACTAATACATCCCTCGCTTTGGCTAACACCCAATTCATTGAGAGTCGTGTGCAGGAAGATGATATAGAGATTGAGAAAAAGGAAACATTGGTTCAG GAGTCCAAGAATAATGATGTTGCAACTGCAGATTTAATAGCCAGTGTAAGTGAAAGCATAAGGGAGGGTCTAAACATAATGGATTTAAAGTATAAGAAAATGGAATTTCTTGATAGCGATAGCGAAGAAGAAAGTGATGGAGTAGTATTGAG CGTTGTATTGGGGCCGAACGATCCGTATCAAGATCGGCCATTACCTTATGTTATTGGTTCTAAGCAGTGGACAGATTCAAGCAAAATCGGCTTAGAAAGTAGCAGCAGTAGCGAATCGGAACAAgtagacgaagaagaagaagaagaatcagAAAGTGGTAATGATACCGCAACGCTTAGGGGCTATAACATTCACAATGAACCAAAATCAGACATATTGATTGGACCAGATTATGTTAAAAGGACTGATATAACATATATGGACGTCGATAAACTCGATGTAGTTAgccaaaataatgtatattctGCTTCCGAATCAATTACACCTAATGATAACACACCAAAG GTACCAATATCAAACAATTTAACACCGAACTTCGCAGAAGAATTAGCCAAGCGATTAGGTACAGTTCGGCAAGCTGAGAAACCAGTAATTGTAGACGATAAGAACGAAGCATCGATAAATCGTTATAAAG ATGACTTATTTACACCGGATGGGGATGAGAATGCCTTCAGCGAAAAATCGAAGAATATATTTACCGGTAGCACGATACTGAATGATCAAGCTTCCGAAAATTCGTGGAAAGAAAAACCTATTATCAAGCCAtacgaaaataatattataccaGCCAGCATCGACGTACCACCTCCCATTAGCACAGTTT CGACAAAACCGAAGTCCGCGATCGACGATCTTTTCGGCGACGTAGACTCCGAAGACTCCGACGATATTTTCTCCTCGAAAAACACGAACAAGACTATCGCGAAGCCCAAACAATCGAATAACAATAATGCTAACGCGGAAGCTGCTAAGAAGAAATACTTGGACATCATAACACCGCCGGTTATGGCAACAAGCACTCCGGAGACTAACGTGAacgataataatatatttatggaCGACGATGAGGACGATCTGTTCGGCTCGTCGAAAAATccagtgcaaaataaaaaa CAGCCTGTGGGTGGAGTATCCATACTTGGTAACATTTCAACATCGGACATGAAGAATAAATTGTCGAATAGAATAATGCGAACCGAGTCGTCCGAATCTTCCGGCAGTGACACACCGCCGAGACGTGAGGCCAGTCAGGAGTCCGCACGTAGAAACTCGCGAAACACCCTTTCGAATGACAACAATGTCAACGATTGGAGTTCCATCGTTTCGGGAATGAATAACGCTGAAAATGTAGCCGGTGCTTATAGCAACAGCAGCAGTGGAATATCGATCCAGCCACCGAGTATTAATAATACGGAAGGTTATAATACAAG CAGCGCGAATTTCCTACCGCCGATGACCTCGACCCGGCTGAAGTCCGAGGAGATCTACCGGGAGCGAGTGGTCAGCGACAGCCTGTTCAGCGGCCGGAGCCGTAATCCGGTGTCCTCGAGTTCGACGACGAACCAGGCCCAGGAGGAGCCGGCAGCGGAGGAGCCCTCGTCGGCACTGGACAACGACGTGTTCGAGAACGAGGAGCTGTTCGGGCCGCCGCCGTTGCCGAAAACGGAGCCGAAGCCGAAATCGAAGGTGTCGTTCCCGTTCGACGACTCCGACTCCGGCGACGAGTTGTTCTCCACGACCAGCTCGGGCTCCAGGTCGCAGAAGAGCACCGACTTCCTGACCTCGGTCCCCCAGCTGTCGGACAGGTCGAAGGCGACGACGCAACGGCGCGGCCTGTTCGACGAGGACATCGACATCTTCGACAACAAGGACTCGCCGGACGTCGATATATTCGGCATAGCGTCGAGGACGTCGAAGGAGGAGGTCAACGTCGCGGCTAAGAGGCTGGCGGACACGGTGGACGATGCCCTCTTCGCGAGGAGCGTCAAGGACACGGTGCCGAGGCTCGACGGGCCGGAGAAGCGGCCGAAGAAGATCAACCTGTTCGACGACGTCGAGGACGCGGACGACGGGGACCTGTTCTCCGTGAAGCCGGCCAGGAGCGAGGCCAGGATCGAGTCGAAATTGTTCAGCAGCGACGACGACGGTGACCTGTTTTCCGTGAAGAGGCCCGGGGACCTGGAGCAGCTCGATGGACCAGGTCCCGCGAGGAAGGACCGCGAGGAGGACAAGTCCAGGGACGAGAGGAACGGTCTGTTCTCCAGCACCATCGGTTCCCATGGGCTGATCTTCGAGgacgacgactacgacgacCTCTTCAGCAGCAAAGCTGCTACCGATTCATCTGCGCCAGATGACAATAAGCACGCGAAAATAGAACCGATCGCGCCCGTCGAGGTCGAGTCCATTGTCCCCGAAGACAGTGCGAAGATGAACGCTTTCGATGCCAGCAAACCGGAGCTGAAGGAAGCTCATCGAGCGACTGCTATCGCTTCAGAGACCGCAGAGGTTGAGCCGAGGAGGAGTCCGCCGAGGTTCCTGGATATTCAAGCGACGGTCTCGTCGTCGCAGTCCCAGGAGAACAGCCAGGCCAACAGGAGATCGGTATCTGGAAAGATAAAGAATCTGATGGGTAAGATGGGCGACTTGAAGATACTTTCGCCTATGGACACGCCGCCGCTTTGGAGGAAAGGCGAGGAGAGGACCGATGACGACGACAGCGTCGCGGATAGGGACAGCGACGATGGCGGATGTATCAGCACGCAGGGTCATAGCTCACCGCCTAGTATATCTG AGGACAGCACGGCACAGAAGCAGTCGTTGCAGTCGACGGTTTCCGGTGGAAGCAACGTGGAGAGCGCAATCAGTTTCGACGAGCCCGCCCAAGTGGAAACGCTGTCCACGGCCGCCTCGAAG ACGCGGGTGaggatccaagcgaaacgccgGCCCCAGAGCAGACACGCTCGAAAGTCCGCTCTCAGGCACAGTGGGATCGACTTCGATACCGTCGACGTAGGAAGCAATGCTCAGGACGACACTCACAGATCCACGAACACTCGCGGCAAAGAGCCGACGAGCTCGTCGAACGTGCCGCAAGTCCCGGATCGTCTGGCTTCGTCGGGTAACGACGGCCACCATCGACTCGGCGACCCGAACGCCTTGGCCGCGGATGAGAAGTCGGAACTAGGTAGCATAAGCAAGGAGAGTTCGATGAGCGCTAACAAGAACACGCTACTGTCACCCTCCACCGACGAAGAGGACCTGTTCGACGTGCCACCGGACTTGCCGGAGGACCCTCAAAGAGAAGATACGCTGTTCGGCAGAGCGCCGATTCTCTCACCCGTCGACAGAGTCCTCGCCGAGAAACCAGTGACCAGTTTCAAGCCGCTCAAGGACACTCATATCAAGACAATAGAAAACGCTGAAGCGAACGCTAAAGATGTAGATAACGATCGAATTAGTAAGGTGATTGAAGTTACCAGCGAGGCTACCATAGAGTCTGTAGTTCCTAGCTCCGAGCAGCAGCAGGAGGAAGATGCTGTGCCAGAGTCGAAGGAGATGATGGATCCGCTAAGGGACAGCAGTCACGACCCTCTGAAGGACCCCAGCCAGCTCTTCGCCTTCGTCACTAAGACGCCATCCCCGGAGATGGGCAAGAGCCTGCTGTTCTCCGAGGACGACAGCCTCTTCTCCACCGGTAGCAAGAGGCCTTCCGTAGACCAAACGAAGAAGCCGATGCTGGATCTGTTCGCCGACGACGCCGAGGGCGATCTGTTCTCGACGAGCCTGGCGAAGCCGGTGAAGAAGCCGCTAAAGGACACCAAGATCAGTTTGTTCGACGACGACGGCCAGGACGATGAAGACGACAGCCTCTTCGGCCCGGTGAAGAAACTGGCGAAGGCTGAGCTGGAAAAGAAACAGCTGCCGGCTCAACAACCTCGGAAGAAGATCAGCGTGTTCGACGACGGGGACGACGACGCGAACCTGTTCTCAGAGCAGCCGGAACAGGCGCAAAAGTCCGACGCCGGCAGCATTCAGGAGCTACCGAACAAAGAGATCTTCGCGAGCACCGCTGGACCTGTGAAGACCTCGCACATCAACGACATATACACGGACCCTTCCAGCGGGGAGGACGACATCTTCGCATCGAAGGCCACCGCGAAGAAAACCGTCGCTACGTCGAAGTCGCTGTTCCCatcggacgacgacgacgacgacgacggaaacatttttgggaAGAAGTCCACGGCCAGTGAACCACCGAGACCAGTGGAAACGAGGACAACCGTGAAGAAGTCGGTCACCAGGGACCTGAAGAAGACGGCTGAGAAGATTAGCGAGGACCCCTTGAGCATTCTTCAGGACGACTGA
- the nclb gene encoding PWP1 homolog no child left behind isoform X2 — translation MEPCVDISDEMDKSWNHPWTTEEMRKKRREWSLAGDVGLLKHLQQFSENLVSRANKTDEALNSLTTQLNEAAILIDNVTNTSLALANTQFIESRVQEDDIEIEKKETLVQESKNNDVATADLIASVSESIREGLNIMDLKYKKMEFLDSDSEEESDGVVLSVVLGPNDPYQDRPLPYVIGSKQWTDSSKIGLESSSSSESEQVDEEEEEESESGNDTATLRGYNIHNEPKSDILIGPDYVKRTDITYMDVDKLDVVSQNNVYSASESITPNDNTPKVPISNNLTPNFAEELAKRLGTVRQAEKPVIVDDKNEASINRYKDDLFTPDGDENAFSEKSKNIFTGSTILNDQASENSWKEKPIIKPYENNIIPASIDVPPPISTVSTKPKSAIDDLFGDVDSEDSDDIFSSKNTNKTIAKPKQSNNNNANAEAAKKKYLDIITPPVMATSTPETNVNDNNIFMDDDEDDLFGSSKNPVQNKKPVGGVSILGNISTSDMKNKLSNRIMRTESSESSGSDTPPRREASQESARRNSRNTLSNDNNVNDWSSIVSGMNNAENVAGAYSNSSSGISIQPPSINNTEGYNTSSANFLPPMTSTRLKSEEIYRERVVSDSLFSGRSRNPVSSSSTTNQAQEEPAAEEPSSALDNDVFENEELFGPPPLPKTEPKPKSKVSFPFDDSDSGDELFSTTSSGSRSQKSTDFLTSVPQLSDRSKATTQRRGLFDEDIDIFDNKDSPDVDIFGIASRTSKEEVNVAAKRLADTVDDALFARSVKDTVPRLDGPEKRPKKINLFDDVEDADDGDLFSVKPARSEARIESKLFSSDDDGDLFSVKRPGDLEQLDGPGPARKDREEDKSRDERNGLFSSTIGSHGLIFEDDDYDDLFSSKAATDSSAPDDNKHAKIEPIAPVEVESIVPEDSAKMNAFDASKPELKEAHRATAIASETAEVEPRRSPPRFLDIQATVSSSQSQENSQANRRSVSGKIKNLMGKMGDLKILSPMDTPPLWRKGEERTDDDDSVADRDSDDGGCISTQGHSSPPSISEDSTAQKQSLQSTVSGGSNVESAISFDEPAQVETLSTAASKTRVRIQAKRRPQSRHARKSALRHSGIDFDTVDVGSNAQDDTHRSTNTRGKEPTSSSNVPQVPDRLASSGNDGHHRLGDPNALAADEKSELGSISKESSMSANKNTLLSPSTDEEDLFDVPPDLPEDPQREDTLFGRAPILSPVDRVLAEKPVTSFKPLKDTHIKTIENAEANAKDVDNDRISKVIEVTSEATIESVVPSSEQQQEEDAVPESKEMMDPLRDSSHDPLKDPSQLFAFVTKTPSPEMGKSLLFSEDDSLFSTGSKRPSVDQTKKPMLDLFADDAEGDLFSTSLAKPVKKPLKDTKISLFDDDGQDDEDDSLFGPVKKLAKAELEKKQLPAQQPRKKISVFDDGDDDANLFSEQPEQAQKSDAGSIQELPNKEIFASTAGPVKTSHINDIYTDPSSGEDDIFASKATAKKTVATSKSLFPSDDDDDDDGNIFGKKSTASEPPRPVETRTTVKKSVTRDLKKTAEKISEDPLSILQDD, via the exons ATGGAGCCCTGTGTT GACATATCAGATGAAATGGACAAATCATGGAATCATCCATGGACCACAGAGGAAAtgagaaagaaaagaagagaatGGAGTTTGGCTGGCGATGTTGGGCTTCTTAAGCACCTCCAGCAGTTTTCTGAG AATCTAGTATCAAGGGCAAATAAAACTGATGAAGCACTGAATTCATTGACTACTCAACTGAATGAAGCAGCAATACTTATAGATAATGTCACTAATACATCCCTCGCTTTGGCTAACACCCAATTCATTGAGAGTCGTGTGCAGGAAGATGATATAGAGATTGAGAAAAAGGAAACATTGGTTCAG GAGTCCAAGAATAATGATGTTGCAACTGCAGATTTAATAGCCAGTGTAAGTGAAAGCATAAGGGAGGGTCTAAACATAATGGATTTAAAGTATAAGAAAATGGAATTTCTTGATAGCGATAGCGAAGAAGAAAGTGATGGAGTAGTATTGAG CGTTGTATTGGGGCCGAACGATCCGTATCAAGATCGGCCATTACCTTATGTTATTGGTTCTAAGCAGTGGACAGATTCAAGCAAAATCGGCTTAGAAAGTAGCAGCAGTAGCGAATCGGAACAAgtagacgaagaagaagaagaagaatcagAAAGTGGTAATGATACCGCAACGCTTAGGGGCTATAACATTCACAATGAACCAAAATCAGACATATTGATTGGACCAGATTATGTTAAAAGGACTGATATAACATATATGGACGTCGATAAACTCGATGTAGTTAgccaaaataatgtatattctGCTTCCGAATCAATTACACCTAATGATAACACACCAAAG GTACCAATATCAAACAATTTAACACCGAACTTCGCAGAAGAATTAGCCAAGCGATTAGGTACAGTTCGGCAAGCTGAGAAACCAGTAATTGTAGACGATAAGAACGAAGCATCGATAAATCGTTATAAAG ATGACTTATTTACACCGGATGGGGATGAGAATGCCTTCAGCGAAAAATCGAAGAATATATTTACCGGTAGCACGATACTGAATGATCAAGCTTCCGAAAATTCGTGGAAAGAAAAACCTATTATCAAGCCAtacgaaaataatattataccaGCCAGCATCGACGTACCACCTCCCATTAGCACAGTTT CGACAAAACCGAAGTCCGCGATCGACGATCTTTTCGGCGACGTAGACTCCGAAGACTCCGACGATATTTTCTCCTCGAAAAACACGAACAAGACTATCGCGAAGCCCAAACAATCGAATAACAATAATGCTAACGCGGAAGCTGCTAAGAAGAAATACTTGGACATCATAACACCGCCGGTTATGGCAACAAGCACTCCGGAGACTAACGTGAacgataataatatatttatggaCGACGATGAGGACGATCTGTTCGGCTCGTCGAAAAATccagtgcaaaataaaaaa CCTGTGGGTGGAGTATCCATACTTGGTAACATTTCAACATCGGACATGAAGAATAAATTGTCGAATAGAATAATGCGAACCGAGTCGTCCGAATCTTCCGGCAGTGACACACCGCCGAGACGTGAGGCCAGTCAGGAGTCCGCACGTAGAAACTCGCGAAACACCCTTTCGAATGACAACAATGTCAACGATTGGAGTTCCATCGTTTCGGGAATGAATAACGCTGAAAATGTAGCCGGTGCTTATAGCAACAGCAGCAGTGGAATATCGATCCAGCCACCGAGTATTAATAATACGGAAGGTTATAATACAAG CAGCGCGAATTTCCTACCGCCGATGACCTCGACCCGGCTGAAGTCCGAGGAGATCTACCGGGAGCGAGTGGTCAGCGACAGCCTGTTCAGCGGCCGGAGCCGTAATCCGGTGTCCTCGAGTTCGACGACGAACCAGGCCCAGGAGGAGCCGGCAGCGGAGGAGCCCTCGTCGGCACTGGACAACGACGTGTTCGAGAACGAGGAGCTGTTCGGGCCGCCGCCGTTGCCGAAAACGGAGCCGAAGCCGAAATCGAAGGTGTCGTTCCCGTTCGACGACTCCGACTCCGGCGACGAGTTGTTCTCCACGACCAGCTCGGGCTCCAGGTCGCAGAAGAGCACCGACTTCCTGACCTCGGTCCCCCAGCTGTCGGACAGGTCGAAGGCGACGACGCAACGGCGCGGCCTGTTCGACGAGGACATCGACATCTTCGACAACAAGGACTCGCCGGACGTCGATATATTCGGCATAGCGTCGAGGACGTCGAAGGAGGAGGTCAACGTCGCGGCTAAGAGGCTGGCGGACACGGTGGACGATGCCCTCTTCGCGAGGAGCGTCAAGGACACGGTGCCGAGGCTCGACGGGCCGGAGAAGCGGCCGAAGAAGATCAACCTGTTCGACGACGTCGAGGACGCGGACGACGGGGACCTGTTCTCCGTGAAGCCGGCCAGGAGCGAGGCCAGGATCGAGTCGAAATTGTTCAGCAGCGACGACGACGGTGACCTGTTTTCCGTGAAGAGGCCCGGGGACCTGGAGCAGCTCGATGGACCAGGTCCCGCGAGGAAGGACCGCGAGGAGGACAAGTCCAGGGACGAGAGGAACGGTCTGTTCTCCAGCACCATCGGTTCCCATGGGCTGATCTTCGAGgacgacgactacgacgacCTCTTCAGCAGCAAAGCTGCTACCGATTCATCTGCGCCAGATGACAATAAGCACGCGAAAATAGAACCGATCGCGCCCGTCGAGGTCGAGTCCATTGTCCCCGAAGACAGTGCGAAGATGAACGCTTTCGATGCCAGCAAACCGGAGCTGAAGGAAGCTCATCGAGCGACTGCTATCGCTTCAGAGACCGCAGAGGTTGAGCCGAGGAGGAGTCCGCCGAGGTTCCTGGATATTCAAGCGACGGTCTCGTCGTCGCAGTCCCAGGAGAACAGCCAGGCCAACAGGAGATCGGTATCTGGAAAGATAAAGAATCTGATGGGTAAGATGGGCGACTTGAAGATACTTTCGCCTATGGACACGCCGCCGCTTTGGAGGAAAGGCGAGGAGAGGACCGATGACGACGACAGCGTCGCGGATAGGGACAGCGACGATGGCGGATGTATCAGCACGCAGGGTCATAGCTCACCGCCTAGTATATCTG AGGACAGCACGGCACAGAAGCAGTCGTTGCAGTCGACGGTTTCCGGTGGAAGCAACGTGGAGAGCGCAATCAGTTTCGACGAGCCCGCCCAAGTGGAAACGCTGTCCACGGCCGCCTCGAAG ACGCGGGTGaggatccaagcgaaacgccgGCCCCAGAGCAGACACGCTCGAAAGTCCGCTCTCAGGCACAGTGGGATCGACTTCGATACCGTCGACGTAGGAAGCAATGCTCAGGACGACACTCACAGATCCACGAACACTCGCGGCAAAGAGCCGACGAGCTCGTCGAACGTGCCGCAAGTCCCGGATCGTCTGGCTTCGTCGGGTAACGACGGCCACCATCGACTCGGCGACCCGAACGCCTTGGCCGCGGATGAGAAGTCGGAACTAGGTAGCATAAGCAAGGAGAGTTCGATGAGCGCTAACAAGAACACGCTACTGTCACCCTCCACCGACGAAGAGGACCTGTTCGACGTGCCACCGGACTTGCCGGAGGACCCTCAAAGAGAAGATACGCTGTTCGGCAGAGCGCCGATTCTCTCACCCGTCGACAGAGTCCTCGCCGAGAAACCAGTGACCAGTTTCAAGCCGCTCAAGGACACTCATATCAAGACAATAGAAAACGCTGAAGCGAACGCTAAAGATGTAGATAACGATCGAATTAGTAAGGTGATTGAAGTTACCAGCGAGGCTACCATAGAGTCTGTAGTTCCTAGCTCCGAGCAGCAGCAGGAGGAAGATGCTGTGCCAGAGTCGAAGGAGATGATGGATCCGCTAAGGGACAGCAGTCACGACCCTCTGAAGGACCCCAGCCAGCTCTTCGCCTTCGTCACTAAGACGCCATCCCCGGAGATGGGCAAGAGCCTGCTGTTCTCCGAGGACGACAGCCTCTTCTCCACCGGTAGCAAGAGGCCTTCCGTAGACCAAACGAAGAAGCCGATGCTGGATCTGTTCGCCGACGACGCCGAGGGCGATCTGTTCTCGACGAGCCTGGCGAAGCCGGTGAAGAAGCCGCTAAAGGACACCAAGATCAGTTTGTTCGACGACGACGGCCAGGACGATGAAGACGACAGCCTCTTCGGCCCGGTGAAGAAACTGGCGAAGGCTGAGCTGGAAAAGAAACAGCTGCCGGCTCAACAACCTCGGAAGAAGATCAGCGTGTTCGACGACGGGGACGACGACGCGAACCTGTTCTCAGAGCAGCCGGAACAGGCGCAAAAGTCCGACGCCGGCAGCATTCAGGAGCTACCGAACAAAGAGATCTTCGCGAGCACCGCTGGACCTGTGAAGACCTCGCACATCAACGACATATACACGGACCCTTCCAGCGGGGAGGACGACATCTTCGCATCGAAGGCCACCGCGAAGAAAACCGTCGCTACGTCGAAGTCGCTGTTCCCatcggacgacgacgacgacgacgacggaaacatttttgggaAGAAGTCCACGGCCAGTGAACCACCGAGACCAGTGGAAACGAGGACAACCGTGAAGAAGTCGGTCACCAGGGACCTGAAGAAGACGGCTGAGAAGATTAGCGAGGACCCCTTGAGCATTCTTCAGGACGACTGA